The genomic region CGATCCGAGTCGACCTGCGTCGATCTGCGTCCAAAAAGGAATTTCCTATACCATCAATTGTTCTTGAATATGACCTCCAATCTGTTACACTTTATCCATCCAAAGATTTAACAGGATGCGGAAAAACTTTTTATGAACTGTTCTTGATCTTATGCGATGTTTAGATTCCAGGTTAAATCCCAAATCTTTTTTACGATTCCACACTCATTCTGAATTCTGGTTTCTGGCTCCTGAATTCCGGAATTTAAAAAAATATCTTTGGTTAGGATTTCTTGGTATGTTCTTCCTGCTTTTGGGCTGTGACGGGCTTTTAGAAAAAACAGTCGTCTGTTTTCCGCAAAAAGAACATGACGGACATCCCGAGGACTTCGGTCTTAAGGCCAGGGACCTCTTCTTTAAAACCAGAGATCGGGTCAGTCTCCACGGCTGGCTTTTTACCGCCCATCCCCAGGGACCTTATTTACTCTGGTGCCATGGCAATGCCGGCAATATCAGCCACCGTCTGGAAAACATCGCCTTGCTTCTGGCCAAGGGAATCAATGTCTTTATCTTTGATTACCGGGGTTATGGAAAAAGCGAAGGGTCCCTTTCGGAACAGGGTTTTTATCAGGACACCTCCGCGGCCTGGACCTGCCTTCTTAAAGAAGCCCCGACCTCCCCTTCCCGGACCGTTCTCTTCGGCCGGTCCCTGGGATGTTCCATGGCCGTGGATCTGGCCCTTCAGGTCCCGGCGGCCGGGGTGATTCTGGAATCCGGTTTCCCCCACCTGGGGGCCATGGCCAAAGTTCACTATCCGTTTGTCTTCAGTGAAAAACTATTAGCCGGCCGTTATCCGGCCCTTGCCAAAATCAGCCTTCTCCAGATGCCTGTCCTTTTGGTGCATGGGACTAAGGATAGTATCGTTCCAATCTCCCTGGGCCGCAGGCTCTTTCAAGCCGCCCCCGAGCCTAAATCCTTTTATGAAATCCCCGGGGCCGATCATAACGATACTTATCTGATCGGCGGCCCGGCCTACTTTCAAAAAATCCAGGAGACTATTCAAAAATGGACGAATCAATAGGCAGTATGAATCGAAACCAGAAAAAAATATTCCTCTGCATCGTATTCCTTTCATTTTTCCTGGGGGTTGAATTGACCGGAAAATCCCTGGCCCAGCCACCATCACCAGGGTCTCCGGAGAAAACCGCTCCCGCCCATGAAATCGCTTATATTGATGCCCATAACCATCTCTCTGGCCTCGGCCGGCCCGGTTTTCCTTCGGACTTTCCCGGTGCAGCCCGCACCGCCCTGGCTGAAATGGATCAACTGGGCATTGGAAAGATTCTGGTCATGCCCCCGCCCTTTTCTCCGGGGCACAGGGGAATGTTTGATATAGACGATCTGGTTCCTGTGATCCAGGCCTATCCGGATCGCCTGGCGGCCTTGGGGGGCGGCGGTAGCCTCAATGTCATGATCCAGGCGGCTGGAAAATCGAATTCCATCAGCCCGGAATTAAAAGACGAATTCGTGAAAACGGCCGAAGCAATTCTTTCCAAGGGGGCCGTCGGGTTCGGAGAACTGGCCGTAGAGCATTTTTCCTTCAGGCCCGAACATCCCTATGAATCGACACCGGCAGATCATCCCCTTTTCCTGCTGTTGGCCGATATAGCCGCCAGATATAATGTGCCCATGGATATTCACATGGAGGCCGTTCCAAAAGACATGCCCCTTCCCGACCGAAAGATCTTCAGGAGATCCGGCAACAACCCCAAAACACTTAAAGCAAATATCCCGGCCTTTGAAAGATTGCTGACCCATAACCGCAAGACCAAAATCATTTGGGCCCACGTCGGCTGGTGCAACACGGGATTCCGGACCCCGGTCCTTTGCCGGGAACTGTTTAGCAAACACCCCAATCTCTATATGAGTTTTAAGCTGGCCCCGGAAAGTCTCCCGGAGACCAGGCCCATCAGCGAAGATAAACAAACCATAAAGCCGGAATGGCTCCAGTTGATAAAAGATTTCCCCGATCGCTTTATTATCGGCACCGACCAGTTTTATGCCGCACCGGGTTCCCGCCAGATCGGCCCCCAAAAAACAGAAGCCACCAAGCGATTGATGACCCTTTTGCCCCCGGACCTGGCCGGCCGCATAGGCGTTGCAAACCCGATACGGATATTTAGTCTGAAAGAATAAACAGTCTTCCTATCCCTTAAAATCCAAAACAATTTCTGTGAGAAAATCAGAGAAAATCAGGGTCAGATTTTTTAAATTGACAATGGACATTGCGACCGGCCGCGGCGCTTTTATGGGTTTTTAAAAAGGAGGTGATTCCCGATTAGCCGGCGGTATTATAAAAAGGCGATAAAAGTTCCTTCTGGACCGAGTTGAAAATCTTGGTAACCGACCAGAGGTGGCGATTATAATAAGGGTCTTTTTCCGCAAGATCAATCAACCTGGGAGGTCGGTATTTTTGGTTTTGGTTATCCAGGACGAGGAGTACGCATGGTCTCAGCACATCTTCGTGACGATTGGAAACCACCACCCCGATATCGGAATGATTGATCTCCACCTGGCTTCCGACAGGATAGATGCCGATGGTTTTTATAAAATGTTCCACCAAGGGCCGGTCGAAAAGGGCCGAACTCCACTCATAAAGCTTTTTGATAGCCTCATGGGGAGGCATGGAACTCCGGTAAATCCGATCGCTGGTAATGGCATCATACACATCAACGATAGCCGCGATCCCTCCGAAGAGGGTTATCTGGCTGCTTTTCAGACCAAAGGGGTATCCTTCTCCATTAAATCTTTCATGATGCTGCAACACCACATCTATGCTCTCCGACGGGAAGCCCCCCTGCTTTTCCAGAAGGTCTTGGCCCAGAAGGACATGATTTTTCATAATTTCAAATTCCGAATCGGTCAGTCTGCCGGGTTTGTTTAAGATCTCAAGGGGAATCTTGATTTTTCCGACATCGTGTAACAACCCTCCCAGGCCCAGCTTCTGTAAATCTCCTAAGACTAATTTCAACTCCCTGCCGAAAGCGACGGCAAGGATACAGACATTAATTGAATGTACGGCCGTATATTCATCCCGAGTATTTAAT from Deltaproteobacteria bacterium harbors:
- a CDS encoding alpha/beta hydrolase, whose translation is MFFLLLGCDGLLEKTVVCFPQKEHDGHPEDFGLKARDLFFKTRDRVSLHGWLFTAHPQGPYLLWCHGNAGNISHRLENIALLLAKGINVFIFDYRGYGKSEGSLSEQGFYQDTSAAWTCLLKEAPTSPSRTVLFGRSLGCSMAVDLALQVPAAGVILESGFPHLGAMAKVHYPFVFSEKLLAGRYPALAKISLLQMPVLLVHGTKDSIVPISLGRRLFQAAPEPKSFYEIPGADHNDTYLIGGPAYFQKIQETIQKWTNQ
- a CDS encoding amidohydrolase family protein; its protein translation is MDESIGSMNRNQKKIFLCIVFLSFFLGVELTGKSLAQPPSPGSPEKTAPAHEIAYIDAHNHLSGLGRPGFPSDFPGAARTALAEMDQLGIGKILVMPPPFSPGHRGMFDIDDLVPVIQAYPDRLAALGGGGSLNVMIQAAGKSNSISPELKDEFVKTAEAILSKGAVGFGELAVEHFSFRPEHPYESTPADHPLFLLLADIAARYNVPMDIHMEAVPKDMPLPDRKIFRRSGNNPKTLKANIPAFERLLTHNRKTKIIWAHVGWCNTGFRTPVLCRELFSKHPNLYMSFKLAPESLPETRPISEDKQTIKPEWLQLIKDFPDRFIIGTDQFYAAPGSRQIGPQKTEATKRLMTLLPPDLAGRIGVANPIRIFSLKE
- a CDS encoding HD-GYP domain-containing protein, which encodes MIVKIEVDFLRMGMYVAQLDRPYFQTPFFSHKFLIKTQKQIDQLQKYCAFVYIDTEKGINGKPSREDPNAQAVKNVPQNNGNGRKEREETGPPTGEELRRALEVHHKAKEVVKNIINDIRLGQSIKTDEAKELVEAIITSLMEDKNALLCLSGLNTRDEYTAVHSINVCILAVAFGRELKLVLGDLQKLGLGGLLHDVGKIKIPLEILNKPGRLTDSEFEIMKNHVLLGQDLLEKQGGFPSESIDVVLQHHERFNGEGYPFGLKSSQITLFGGIAAIVDVYDAITSDRIYRSSMPPHEAIKKLYEWSSALFDRPLVEHFIKTIGIYPVGSQVEINHSDIGVVVSNRHEDVLRPCVLLVLDNQNQKYRPPRLIDLAEKDPYYNRHLWSVTKIFNSVQKELLSPFYNTAG